TTGGTGACATAGCATGCTATTATTAACCAGTAGATAGGTGGTTATTAGGAATGATGTGGCTGGACGTGTTACTTACAAGTCTTGCAGCATCCATTTGCATCTGTCTTTTCTGTGCCCTGCAATGAAAAATAGGAGAGATGATTTATAAGCGGCAGATTGTATACATGTGAGCTCCCTTCCATTCTAAATGTTACTGAAACATCTATCTCTATGACCCAAGAGCACTAGGAATTATAGTAACATTCTGAGTGAGAATGGGAAACAGTGTAACTTCAGTGTTGATTGTCCCCAAGAAGGAGGTGAGATAGGACAGAAACTCACTGGGACACAGATCTCTGGGCTGAAATCAGGGCACACAGTcttcacctctactggtatataTTGGTCATCACTTTTGTCACACGTGTACATCACACATTTGTCACCAGGTGGTGACCATGTTTCGTTCACCTGTCGCACAAGGAGAAGATGATGAAGAATTATGATGGAGTTTCAGATCATGCAGACAGATTATGCATCCTCATACACTCTTGTGGTACTCACCTGCATAGTGTGTTTGGTCTTATCTGGCATATTAACCACACAGCTTGTCTGTACACATTTCCCACAACACTGACCAGGTATGGCCTGATACTGGAAGCCCTAATACGAGCATGGAGAGTATATTAGTAAATCATTGGTAACCTACTTCATAAGCCTTCAGAGTAGGCTACTGCAAGTTTCTTATAAATACGTAAATCCATGTATCATGTTTGTTAAGAGAGACATGACTACCTGTGAACATGTAGTGTCGCAGGAGATATTTGTGCACACAATGTTGTTGAGCTTGGTGCTAGGATCCATGGTCGAGCTGCAGATACAATTCTCACATGTTCCTTTGGGAACTTCAGCACCAGGCTggagtgaaagggagagacacACGTTATAATCCACAATAACAGACTGTTTGAGTAGAGGTGGGTCAGAGTGCAAAGGGAGCAGTTCTATAGTATAATGCATCCAATTATGAGGGCAGTAAACACAATACAGCTTATCTCAAgctatgtgtgtgggtgtctttCAGAAGCTTGTTGAATTTAAttgatttgaaatgatttattctCACCTGGTACTCAATGTTATTGTAGACACATACACCCTTAGGAACTGAACAGACACACATTGAGAAGGAATCAGTCAGTGATACCAGTGATTCATGTCATAGTTAACACAAACGTAATTCAAACCAGTGATACCTGGGAATTACAAAGTCAATGAACTAACTAAACTGCTGATGAAGACAATCAAAGGGTCTTACCACAGGTATACTCTGGACAGCAGCTTGAGTTGGATGTGCTTATAATTGCCTCCCACCCTGGCTGGCAGTCCATCATGACTTTGGGGCAAAGCAGTGCATCACACTCTGTTATAGAGGTAACCAATGAGAAGTGATTAAAAGACACGCCGATAGAGGGTCAAATAACCCATATGACCCTACACAACACTTCAGATGATCTTGGTCTAGTACTGTATGAATAAGAGTTGGCTTTCTAATGATTTACTGAAGGGTCTGTTCCATCACTCACCACATGTATATTTCTGGCAGCAGCCTTCTGTCTTGTTCACCAGTCTGTAACCAGTCTCATTGCAGATGGGTGTGGCTGGTGTGGGGCAGGTGATAGGCTGACACTGGACAATCATGGAGTCCATGTCACATGTGCATTGCTGGCAACCACTCTCCCATGTATCACCAGGCTTAATGGAAAAACAGGGTAATGTCAGGTCAATACATAGAAAAGACAAACTCAAATGTTGTTGTTCTGCAATGAACTGGATTTAACCATGGCAGTTAAGATGAACCATCATAAGGTGAGAAGGAATGGGTTGGAAGTGGTTATTCAGAGACTAAACGTTTTCTGGTCTGTTCTTTGGAAGGAATAAAGAGGACAAGACCTATCAATGAAAAGTATCCATCCTAAGTATCTGAATTTCCCTGACTCACGTGAAATGCATCTCATGATATGTCTATGTGAGAATGAATATCTGGAGAATATTTAGATGGAGGAAATTCTTACCATTTGGGGGTTGCCATCAGGTCCGGTGCAGCCTGAAAAATAAATACTGGGTGTTTTTAAAAAGTTTGTAGTTGGGGTCAAGTTGGGGTCAAGTTCTTCACACCTCCACATTTTTTAACTCTTCCATGACAAATAAAGCCAGTAAACCGTGATTCATGCTGAATTCAACTTTTAAAAGTACAGAAATGTCTAATTCTTATATTGATAGCTACCTGCAAAATGATCCATAACCCATTCTTACCACAGGAGACCACACAAGTATCAGAGTAGGTGCTGAACAAGACGGTTTTAGATGGACAGAAGCAACCCTCCTTCGTCTTATTGATCATTTGAGTTTGGTTGTTCAAATACTTCTCATTATATCTGCGTACAAAATAGGTTTGGGATTATACAGGAGATCATTTATTTAAAAGAATATGAAGGAAATTCATTTGACATCCAATCAGACTAAAGCTTACCTGGTATTACATGTTGGTTCAACTGCTGGACCACATGGCATGTACACCTTAGTGGCTGGGCATGTATGCTCTGCAGGACAAAAATAGGTCACAGTTATGCTAAACACCAGCAAAAAAAAATGCACGTCGCTGCCTATGAATTTGTGGCATAACTACTATGCTTGGATTCACAGCTCACCACATTCTCCATGGGTGAACTTCCTCCATTCAATGCAGATCCCTTTATTTGCACATTCAGATGCATACGCCTCCAGACTAGAGCAGCTAGAATTAGCATTGTAGCAGACATCTGATCTACAGGCCTGAACGAAGGCATCAGGAGAAACCGCTTTATGGCATTCCTCAAAGACCCTTTGACAGAAAAGAACATAGTGATTTAGAGAGATGCATGGAGTGCAACCTTTAACCAGAAATGCCAATGGAACAGTACCTGTATTATGATAGAAACAAGTTTCAAATACAAGCAAATGAACATGACAGAAAATGTACATTACAATTGATAAAACACATTAGGAAGTGAATTATCATTTAGCCATTCCTATTGTGTGCTTGTTCCCTTTCTCGAACTTAGTTTGATATGTTCCTTACTTGCTGTTCATGATTTCACAAACGGCTGTCTTGCAGGGGGTAGGAGATGTGCTTGCGGGTGGTGCTGTTGGAGGAGTTGGACAGTCCTGGTTTGGAATTAGCCACTGGCTAGCTGCGACTGAGCAGCTCTGTATCTGACCATTAGGTGACTGGCAGTCATTCTTCTGGGAATTATCACAGGTACCTTGAAAAATAGGGATATTGCATAGTGTAAAACCTAGTTAGCAAGGCCAGGCCATTGTTTTTTGTTGTATGCAATTTCTATAGGGTGGTCTCGATAGGAGCATCTACTGACAGTTTGAAACTGTGAAATGTATATTGACCCTCTTTTATAATACTCACCACACTGGCCCTCTGTGCTGCTTTGGAAGAGGGAGTAAGGAAGGTTGATGCTAAATGATGACCCCTTGTAAGACACCTGAACCTTAAGATCAGGGATCTCCAGCACAACCTCCACACCAGTACTTGTTAGAGCAATGTCACCCATTCTGTAAGCTGGGTAGATTCGTTTACTGTTGACATATACCTGCATTTGTGCAAAAATGGATACACATTTAGATGGTTGAGTCATGTGTTATCTTGAAAGTAGTAACATGACAATATTAACCCCGTTATTGGTTTTAATTTAAAGTTATGGGATTTTAATAATGCATGATAACGCAGCAGCATAAAAACGCAGCAGCATAGAAAAATACAAGCAATGGGAATGATATTTTTAAATAGTTACCACGTTTTCTGTTGTTTCACCAGATCTCTGCTGGGTAAGAATCACTTCATAGGAATTGTAGTGAATGATAAGGGACTGAGGACAGAATCCACTGTCGGCGTTTCCACAGTAGTGATTATCAACAATAATGGTAAGGTTGTATTTGAAGTTGATTTCTTTCACTAAGATGTATGAGCAGTTCTCCTGGAAATTGTAATATACTCCATCAAATGTCATGTAGTGAGATCCACCCCATCCACTGCATACACCTGCAACATGTTAAAATATGAGTTGATAATAATCTAAGCTATTGACACAGGACAATGAAAACTAATGAGCATTAATGTCTTATTTTCACTCAGATTGTTGGGTTGTATGTTGTCACTTACATTCACATTCATATGTAAAGCAGCATCCAGTTGAATCATAGACCTTGACAGGTGGACGACCATTCTCACACTGTAGTGGCTCCACTGGCTTGCATTTTACTGGTATATGGACAACAATTCCATCCTGGCAAATTGCTGTGGTACAGCTATTCAGCTGCCAAGACTCTCCATTCTGCCATTGATTTGATAAGGGAAAGCAATTactcaaacatgcacacacagggTTGAACACACAAGCATTACACCACAAAGACAAATATACCCATTCACCCATTTTATTATTCAAAACGTAATTAAAATGACCTTTCTTGGTGGCTGAATGCTAGTGCAGTCTGGGGAGGATTGAGTTGTTGGTGGTGTGGTCGTTGTCTCTTCTGACGTTGTGGGTGAAACAGTGGGTGGTGTAGAGGAAGGACATGGATTTGATTCCACTTCAACTTGACACGTTGCTTTGCAGTAAGCGGTGAAGCACCACCCTGAACCATCAGTCACATTATACACTAGGTTCCCTGATTGTTAAGAAAGGCAAGTGTTACAACATTTCCTTTTACAAATGAAAATGATTTAAAAGATTAGTGAAATGAAATTGATTTTGATTGTCTAAATGACATTTTTAACATGTTACCTGGTAGATATTGTGTCCCATTAACAATGCACATACACTGGCTGGTGCTGACTACTTGTGATGTTGGTGTAATAATCACTTGTGGCGATGTTGAAAGATTTCTTGTTGTTTCTAATGGGCCTGTGATGACAACTGGCTCTGTTGTTTCTGTACTTGTTGTTGAAGGCTGTGATGTCAAAGTTACAACTTCAGCAGTTGTGGAATCTGTAATTGGGCCTGTGGTGGcttctttaggtggctttgtggatgtagatgGAATTGTCTcagttgtggtttcttcaactgtTGTAGTTTCACCTCTTGTAGGTGTAGttacctctgttgttgttgttaaagtagtgggattggAAGTTATGACAACTGGCCCTgatgtttcttcacctgttgctgtgggctgtgatgttgaagTAGAGGATTCAACatttacagtggtggaagtggttgttgggcccgTGGGGActtctttaggtggctttgtggatgtagatgAAATTGTCTcagttgtggtttcttcaactgttgtcgttacacctgtggtaggtgtaatTACCTCTGTTGTTGTAGTGGGTGCCATTGTAGTTGTGGTTGATGTCGTGGGATTGGAAGTTATGACAACTGGCCCTgatgtttcttcacctgttgctgtgggctgtgatgttgaagTAGAGGATTCAACatttacagtggtggaagtggttgttgggcccgTGGGGActtctttaggtggctttgtggatgtagTTGAAATTGACTCAGATGTGGTTTCTTCAACTGTTGTCGTTacacctgtggtaggtgtagttacctctgttgttgttgttaaagtagtgggattggatgtaatgacaactggccctgatgtttcttcacctgttgttgtgggctgtgatgttgaagtagaggtttcaacaattacagtcgTGGAGGTTGTTGTTGGGCCAGAGGTGACTTCTTTAGGTGGTTTTGTAGATGGACTTGTCTCATttgtggtttcttcaactgttgtcgttccacctgtggtaggtgtcgTTGTTGTGGGtgcaattgttgttgttgttaaagtagtgggattggatgtaatgacaactggccctgatgtttcttcacctgttgctgtgggctgtgatgttgaagtagaggtttcaacaattacagtggtggaagtggttgcTGGGCCGGAGGTGACTTCTTTAGGTGGTTTTGTAGATGGACTTGTCTCATttgtggtttcttcaactgttgtcgttccacctgtggtaggtgtcgTTGTTGTGGGtgcaattgttgttgttgttaaagtagtgggattggatgtaatgacaactggccctgatgtttcttcacctgttgctgtgggctgtgatgttgaagtagaggtttcaacaattacagttgTGGAAGTGGTAGTTGGGCCCGTGGGAActtctttaggtggctttgtggatgtagatgAAATTGTCTCAGTTGTGGTTTCTTCAATTCTTgtagttccacctgtggtaggtgtagtGGGTGCCTTTGA
This window of the Oncorhynchus tshawytscha isolate Ot180627B linkage group LG12, Otsh_v2.0, whole genome shotgun sequence genome carries:
- the LOC112236640 gene encoding intestinal mucin-like protein — translated: MAPTTTTEVITPTTGVTTTVEETTTETISSTSTKPPKEVPTGPTTTSTTVNVESSTSTSQPTATGEETSGPVVITSNPTTLTTTTEVTTPTRGETTTVEETTTETIPSTSTKPPKEATTGPITDSTTAEVVTLTSQPSTTSTETTEPVVITGPLETTRNLSTSPQVIITPTSQVVSTSQCMCIVNGTQYLPGNLVYNVTDGSGWCFTAYCKATCQVEVESNPCPSSTPPTVSPTTSEETTTTPPTTQSSPDCTSIQPPRKNGESWQLNSCTTAICQDGIVVHIPVKCKPVEPLQCENGRPPVKVYDSTGCCFTYECECVCSGWGGSHYMTFDGVYYNFQENCSYILVKEINFKYNLTIIVDNHYCGNADSGFCPQSLIIHYNSYEVILTQQRSGETTENVVYVNSKRIYPAYRMGDIALTSTGVEVVLEIPDLKVQVSYKGSSFSINLPYSLFQSSTEGQCGTCDNSQKNDCQSPNGQIQSCSVAASQWLIPNQDCPTPPTAPPASTSPTPCKTAVCEIMNSKVFEECHKAVSPDAFVQACRSDVCYNANSSCSSLEAYASECANKGICIEWRKFTHGECEHTCPATKVYMPCGPAVEPTCNTRYNEKYLNNQTQMINKTKEGCFCPSKTVLFSTYSDTCVVSCGCTGPDGNPQMPGDTWESGCQQCTCDMDSMIVQCQPITCPTPATPICNETGYRLVNKTEGCCQKYTCECDALLCPKVMMDCQPGWEAIISTSNSSCCPEYTCVPKGVCVYNNIEYQPGAEVPKGTCENCICSSTMDPSTKLNNIVCTNISCDTTCSQGFQYQAIPGQCCGKCVQTSCVVNMPDKTKHTMQVNETWSPPGDKCVMYTCDKSDDQYIPVEVKTVCPDFSPEICVPGTEKTDANGCCKTCTERRNVCEMKYTTTSIVISGCATAEPVEINSCSGNCGTSSMYSAEANTMMHYCSCCQEATTSQKEVELLCPDGSKVKHSYIHVESCGCHVTDCDTGTTATLGTTRQRRRRR